In Candidatus Atribacteria bacterium ADurb.Bin276, one genomic interval encodes:
- a CDS encoding PKD domain protein yields the protein MIKNITGFGIIIFLSLILMVGCTNNSMFGSPENEPDVLGLVVTPGQCFANQNLNPQDLTTNPLPNAQVHFYGSESGKLEQVGSTSTNGTVVGDKLSSSGYLIFAFREYPEGSKQFVILKKAVVNGLSQGISNIGEINSYTTAQVIIWEQANLLYGKNFIPFNPIDQSWSFIPSNLILPVSEINNLIPNDKLLNSVEVALQECRDPQKDSSVIKYAKEIAKANFGSPEPTPQSTPVIIYPTPCIAPLPDVKFSLTVDGYTVTFKNLSTKASRYIWDYGDGKKSITLAPSHSHTYKTAGSYLVTLTAYNVCGNSISTAQMIDNVGEVSNLENNSAGMGISY from the coding sequence TAACCGGTTTTGGAATAATTATTTTTTTAAGTCTTATTCTTATGGTTGGTTGCACAAATAATAGTATGTTTGGATCTCCGGAAAATGAACCAGATGTACTTGGTTTGGTTGTAACACCGGGACAATGTTTTGCTAACCAAAATCTTAACCCTCAGGATTTGACAACAAATCCTTTACCAAATGCACAAGTTCATTTTTATGGAAGTGAAAGTGGAAAACTTGAACAAGTTGGTTCGACCTCTACAAATGGAACTGTAGTCGGAGATAAACTATCATCTTCAGGATATCTTATCTTTGCCTTTCGAGAATACCCAGAAGGTTCCAAACAATTTGTCATACTTAAAAAAGCAGTAGTTAATGGTTTATCTCAAGGAATAAGTAATATTGGTGAAATCAATTCCTATACCACGGCTCAGGTGATTATCTGGGAACAAGCGAATCTTCTTTATGGTAAAAACTTTATTCCCTTTAATCCAATCGACCAATCCTGGAGTTTTATACCCTCAAATCTTATCCTTCCAGTGAGTGAAATTAATAACTTAATCCCCAATGATAAACTCCTCAATTCAGTTGAAGTAGCTCTTCAAGAATGTCGAGATCCTCAAAAGGACAGTTCGGTCATTAAATATGCCAAAGAAATTGCCAAAGCTAATTTTGGTTCTCCCGAACCAACTCCACAATCAACACCGGTTATTATTTACCCGACTCCTTGTATTGCTCCCTTGCCAGATGTTAAATTTTCACTTACTGTTGATGGATATACTGTAACATTTAAAAATTTATCAACGAAAGCTTCTCGTTATATATGGGATTATGGTGATGGAAAAAAATCAATAACATTAGCCCCCTCCCATTCTCATACCTATAAAACTGCTGGTTCATATTTAGTGACCCTTACTGCTTATAATGTCTGCGGTAATTCGATAAGTACGGCACAGATGATTGATAATGTTGGAGAAGTTAGTAATTTAGAAAATAATTCAGCAGGCATGGGTATCAGTTATTAA